AAGCGGTCGGCGATGCGGTCGATCCCCGACAGCGGGATCTGGCGCTTCTCGTCGGCGATCAGCGCGATCCGCTGGTTCGTCAGGACGACCCTACAGTCCCGCCAGTCGGCATCGGTCAACCGCTGGCCGCCCTGCACCGCCAGCAGGTACTGGCCCCGCGTGTCCGCGATCTTCCGCTCGGTGTCGCTCATGCTGACCCCCGGAGTGTGGAGTGGTTTCCCGCTCCCCGGAATATACCTTCCGCCCCAGTTTTTGGGAGCGAGAATTGGCCCCACTTCCGACAGATGGCGGTGCCGTGTGACCGCGTAGGCACCTCTTAACGGACGCCGCTGCTGGATCCGGTCGCACGTTACGTTGGTAACTGGCTACTCGCGAGGTGTCGCCGCCCGCGTGTCGTTCGCTCCGCTCACGACCTCGCGCCTTTTCTGCGGTCGCTCATTTCATTCGCGGTCTCGCTACCTCACGGGTCGCTATGCTCCCCCGTTCGGTTTCTCCGAGGGCCCTCCCTTCGGTCGGCCTCCCTGCTCGCGTGTCGCCTCACTTCGTTCGGCTCCCGCTCGCTTCGAAGTCGCTCCCCGCAGTCGCGACTTCGCTATTCCTCGTTCATCGCTTCGCTCGCCATGTTCCGGCCCTGGGCGTTCAGCGTCACCTCGGTCCGGGTGCGAACTTCGTCGACGGCACCGACCTCGAGCAGTTTCCGATAGATCTCCTCGACCTCGTCGACGGGGATGCCGACGAAGTCGGACATCTCGAAGGGGGAGACGCCGGAGTACAGCGCCATCAACACCTGACTCTCCGTCTCGGAGAGCTCGTAGTCGCCCCCGCGGTCCTCGACGACGCGGTCCAGCAGCATCTCCAGCGCCGCGGTGTGGCGGTCCAGCCCGGAGAAGTGCGTCTCGACGCTGCGGTCGTCGGCGTCGGTGTGCTCGACCTCCAGGACGGTGCGGACCGCGTCCATCACCGATCGCTGCCCGGTCTCGACGGTCCCGACGTCGTCGACGGCGAACCGGGTCGACTCGCCGCCGGAGAACGCCAGCGCGACGTCGCCGTCGTCCAGTCGGAAGCGGGCCTTGCGCCACCCGGTCTCGTCCTGGACGACGCCGCCGACGACCGCCGGATGCCTGACGAGGATGACCTCGCCGTGCAGCGCCGCGCGGCAGTACTCACGCGCGAAGTCGTCGACGTCGGCGTCGACCGCGACGACGGCGTCGCCGACCCGCAGCGGCGTCGCGCCGGCGACGTCGACCCCGTTCGGCAGGTCCCCGTCGTCGACGAGCACGACGTTCGAGTGCGGGATGGCCTGCTTGCCGCCGTCGGTGGCGAGCACGAGACGTGCGTCGGTCACCACGACGCGACAGGAGCGCCAGCGCGGCTCGGCCACGGGCTCGCCGTCCCGCACGGCGTACCGGAAGTCGCCGGCGGCGTCCACCAGGGTCCGTTCGTCGCCGCTCATGGCGCGTGGTACGTCAGTGATTGGCGGTTCCCGGTAAATAAGTTCTCACCGGCCGCGGGTAGCGGCGTTCAAACGACGAGCAGCCCGCCGACCACGCCCAGCGCGCCGAAGCCGACGCAGACCGCCCAGAAGGGGACCCGGCGGACCAGCCTCACGAGCGCGTCGACGGTCAGGTAGCCGACGACGGCGCTGACCGCCAGCGCGAGGACGGCCGGAGCGGGGTCGATGGCGGGGACGCCGTCGTCGACGACCACGAGGACGTTGGCGGCCAGCGCGGCGGGGATCGACAGCAGGAAGGAGAGCCGCAGCGTCGACTCGCCCTCGTGGCCGCGCAGCAGCAGCGCGCTGACGGTGGTCCCCGAGCGGGAGACGCCCGGCAGGACGGCCAGCCCCTGGAGCGCGCCCACGAGAACGGCGTCGACCCAGTCCGGCGTGGCCCGCTGTTCGAGCGAGACGGCGGCGGCGAACCGCTGGAGCAGGCCCGTCAGGACCAGCAGGCCGCCGATGACGGCCAGGAAGGTGCCCGTCTCCAGTCCGGAGACGGCCTCCTCAAGCACGATCAGAGCGGGGATCCCCGTCGCGCCGGTCGCCAGCGTCGCCAGCGCGAGGAAGGAGAGGTCGGCGGTGTCGTCGGCGAAGGCCGTCCGCGGGCGCCACTCGGCGGCCGAGCGAAGCACCTCGGCGACGGACTCGCGGTAGTACGCCAGCGCCGAGAGGGCGGTCCCGGCGTGCAGGAACAGGCCGAACTGGGTGGCCACTGCGGGGGAGGCCCCCGACAGCGCGCTGACGGCCACGGCCGTGGCCCCCTCGCTGGAGACCGGCAGCCACTCGAGCGCCCCCTGAATCGCGCCAAGGATCACCGCGACGACGGCGTCGTCCATGGGATGGGAAGGCGGGAACTCCGACTTATGCGGTTCGGTCGCGGCCGGCCCCGCGGGGAAGCGATTGGGCGTCGCCCCCGCTCCGAAACTGAATTACGGGCCGCTCCCCTCGAGTCTCGCCATGACGGTACTCGAGGACGCCCGGGCGGCGCTGTCGACCGGGCCGCTCTGCGACTCCTGTCTGGGGCGGCTGTTCGCCGACCGGAGCTTCGGGCTGGCCAACGCCGAGCGGGGCCGATCGCTCAGGATCTCGGTCGCGCTCGAGGACGAC
This genomic interval from Halomicrobium urmianum contains the following:
- a CDS encoding CheF family chemotaxis protein codes for the protein MSGDERTLVDAAGDFRYAVRDGEPVAEPRWRSCRVVVTDARLVLATDGGKQAIPHSNVVLVDDGDLPNGVDVAGATPLRVGDAVVAVDADVDDFAREYCRAALHGEVILVRHPAVVGGVVQDETGWRKARFRLDDGDVALAFSGGESTRFAVDDVGTVETGQRSVMDAVRTVLEVEHTDADDRSVETHFSGLDRHTAALEMLLDRVVEDRGGDYELSETESQVLMALYSGVSPFEMSDFVGIPVDEVEEIYRKLLEVGAVDEVRTRTEVTLNAQGRNMASEAMNEE
- a CDS encoding undecaprenyl-diphosphate phosphatase — encoded protein: MDDAVVAVILGAIQGALEWLPVSSEGATAVAVSALSGASPAVATQFGLFLHAGTALSALAYYRESVAEVLRSAAEWRPRTAFADDTADLSFLALATLATGATGIPALIVLEEAVSGLETGTFLAVIGGLLVLTGLLQRFAAAVSLEQRATPDWVDAVLVGALQGLAVLPGVSRSGTTVSALLLRGHEGESTLRLSFLLSIPAALAANVLVVVDDGVPAIDPAPAVLALAVSAVVGYLTVDALVRLVRRVPFWAVCVGFGALGVVGGLLVV